The following nucleotide sequence is from Micromonospora sp. WMMD1120.
GCATTCCGGTGAGCAAGGTGTTCGCCCCCGGCCTGCGGATGTTCGACGAGCGGGCCCTGAGTACCCGACCGGGAGCGCCCCGTGACTGACGTCGTCTTCATCGGTCCGAGCCTGCCGGTCGAGGAGGTCGGCCGGTTGCTGCCCGACGCGGTGGTGCTGCCGCCGGTAGCGCACGGTGACCTGCTCCGTCTGGACGTCGGCCCCGGCGACCGGGTCCTCGTCATCGACGGCTTCTTCCTCCAGCACCCGCCGGTGCGGCACCGGGAGATCCTCGACCTGCTCGACCGTGGCGTGACGGTGGCCGGCGCGGCCAGCATGGGCGCGCTGCGCGCCGCCGAGCTGTGGCAGTTCGGGATGCGCGGCGTGGGCGAGGTGTTCCAGCTCTACCGCGACGGGGTGGTCACCGGCGACGACGAGGTGGCGGTGGTGCACGGGCCCGCCGAGGAGGGCCACCGGACGCTGAGTGAGCCGCTGGTCAACATCCGGGTCGCGCTGCGCCGGGCCGTGGCCGCCGGCGTGCTCGCCGACACCGAGGCCGTCCTCCTGCTGGACATCGCGCGGGACCTTCCCTTCCGGCGGCGGTCCTACCGCGCGCTGGAGCGCACCGCGCCGCCCGCCGCCACGGCCGTGGTGGACCGGTTCCTCGCCTGGCACCGGCGCAACCCCACGGACGCCAAGGGCGCCGACGCGCGACTGCTGCTGTCGATGGCGGCGGACAACGCGCCCGAGCTGTGCCCGACGCACGGCGGCGACCAACCGATCGACAATCTGCACACCCGCTTCCTGGACAGTTGGCGTGCCCGCTTCGCCGGTCAGTCGGCCGGCGCGCACTGGGTGAGCGACCGGGAGGCCGCCGGGGTGCTGATGCTGCTGCATCCCGACGAGCCGGCCTGGCACCGGCGCGAGGTCCTGGCCGGGGTCGCCGGCGTCGACAGCGCCGACCCGACCGTCGAGGAACGCGCCCACCAGGCCGCCCGCGAACGGGGACTCGGCGCCGCCCCGCCGGGCGGGTGGGACTGGCTGACCGACCGGGAGAGAACCCTCGACGACCGCGAGGCGCTGCTGCGGATGGTGGTGCGGGCGTTCGGCACCACACCGCACCGCAGCCTGGCGTTGTGGATGGTCGCGGCGCCGCTGCGCACGCCCGAACTGCTCGCCGCGGCGCGGCAGGTCGCGGCCACCGCCGCGGCGCTGAACGAGGCGCTGCCCCGGACCACCGGCCACCGCCGCCCGGGTGGCCGGCTGCACTTCCGCACCGAGGTCGTCGACGCCTGTTTCGCCGCCCTGTGGAGCTGCGACACCGGCGAGCTGGAGGCGGCCGCCTGGGACCGGGGATTCGTCGACCTGACGGCGTTCCGGTACGCCGCCGAACCGCTGGTGGCGTACCTCAAGACCTTCGGCGCTCCGCGGCTGCCGCAGGTGGCGACACCCCCGCTGGACATCATCCCGGCCGGCCCGCCGGCCCGGGTCGGCTGAGGAGGAGTCGATGAGCGGCACCGTCAAGGCGGCACTGATCTACCCCCCGCTGACCGATCCCACCTCGGGATACCACTCGCTGAACTACCTCGACTCGTACGCCCGCGCGCAGGGGCACCGGCCGGCGGAGATCATCGACGCCAACATCGAGGCGTTCCACCACTCGTACACCCCGTCGGCGTACGAGTGGCTGCGGCGGGAGCTGTCCCGGCTCACCACCGACGACCTCAGCGGCCCGGACGCGCTGATGGCCCGGGCGAACCTGCTCAACCTGCCCGAACCAGACCCGGAGCGGCTGCGCCGGTCGATCGGGGTGTTGCAGGACCCCACCCTGTTCTACGACTACCGGCACTACC
It contains:
- a CDS encoding TfuA-like protein translates to MTDVVFIGPSLPVEEVGRLLPDAVVLPPVAHGDLLRLDVGPGDRVLVIDGFFLQHPPVRHREILDLLDRGVTVAGAASMGALRAAELWQFGMRGVGEVFQLYRDGVVTGDDEVAVVHGPAEEGHRTLSEPLVNIRVALRRAVAAGVLADTEAVLLLDIARDLPFRRRSYRALERTAPPAATAVVDRFLAWHRRNPTDAKGADARLLLSMAADNAPELCPTHGGDQPIDNLHTRFLDSWRARFAGQSAGAHWVSDREAAGVLMLLHPDEPAWHRREVLAGVAGVDSADPTVEERAHQAARERGLGAAPPGGWDWLTDRERTLDDREALLRMVVRAFGTTPHRSLALWMVAAPLRTPELLAAARQVAATAAALNEALPRTTGHRRPGGRLHFRTEVVDACFAALWSCDTGELEAAAWDRGFVDLTAFRYAAEPLVAYLKTFGAPRLPQVATPPLDIIPAGPPARVG